From Rhodopseudomonas palustris, a single genomic window includes:
- the bcrA gene encoding benzoyl-CoA reductase subunit A gives MRTFVGIDLGSTTTKAVLMDENKEVIGRGITNSRSNYATAARVASEEARIDARFTLFRRALHVGEAGHEHSAEFLAALERNFRLIQFLEQLDDLEETCHRQLEADRFKSIAGPLQEALHIIFARLRQEAASLYAPGAKRKSDFFRDIAGSRFHVHAEAVAREMGIALDMVLNAYDKSIIEVENRPPGGDLSDKFRRAVARMLAADSHAADGEGDFAAMIESALGIELEETYLVGTGYGRVTLPFSKEHIRSEILCHGLGAHMMYPGTRTVLDIGGQDTKGIQIDGHGIVENFQMNDRCAAGCGRYLGYIADEMNMGLHELGPLAMQSNRPARINSTCTVFAGAELRDRLSLGEKREDILAGLHRAIILRAISIISRSGGVTDQFTFTGGVAKNEAAVRELRKLIQENYGEVTININPDSIYTGALGASEFARRAVAA, from the coding sequence ATGCGGACTTTCGTTGGAATCGATCTCGGCTCCACCACCACCAAGGCGGTGCTGATGGACGAGAACAAGGAGGTTATCGGGCGCGGCATCACCAATTCTCGCTCGAACTACGCTACCGCCGCCCGCGTCGCCTCCGAAGAGGCGCGGATCGACGCCCGCTTCACATTGTTCCGCCGCGCACTTCACGTCGGCGAGGCCGGCCACGAGCATAGCGCCGAGTTTCTGGCGGCGCTGGAGCGCAACTTCCGGCTGATCCAGTTTCTCGAGCAGCTCGACGATCTGGAGGAGACGTGTCATCGCCAGCTCGAGGCGGATCGCTTCAAGTCGATTGCCGGCCCGCTGCAGGAGGCGCTGCACATCATCTTCGCCCGGCTGCGGCAGGAGGCGGCCTCGCTCTATGCTCCTGGTGCCAAGCGCAAGTCGGATTTTTTCCGCGACATCGCCGGCTCGCGGTTTCATGTCCACGCCGAAGCGGTGGCCCGCGAGATGGGCATCGCGCTCGACATGGTGCTGAACGCCTACGACAAGTCGATCATCGAGGTCGAGAACCGGCCGCCGGGCGGCGACCTCAGCGACAAGTTTCGCCGCGCCGTAGCGCGAATGCTGGCTGCGGATTCGCACGCGGCCGACGGCGAAGGCGATTTCGCCGCGATGATCGAATCGGCGCTCGGGATCGAATTGGAGGAAACCTATCTGGTCGGAACCGGCTACGGCCGGGTGACGCTGCCGTTCTCCAAGGAGCACATTCGCTCCGAGATCCTGTGCCACGGCCTCGGCGCCCACATGATGTATCCCGGCACGCGCACCGTGCTCGACATCGGCGGCCAGGACACCAAGGGCATTCAGATCGACGGTCACGGCATCGTCGAGAATTTCCAGATGAACGACCGCTGCGCCGCCGGCTGCGGCCGCTATCTCGGCTACATCGCCGACGAGATGAACATGGGGCTGCACGAGCTCGGCCCGCTGGCGATGCAATCCAATCGCCCGGCGCGGATCAACTCGACCTGCACGGTGTTCGCCGGTGCCGAACTGCGCGATCGGCTGTCGCTCGGCGAGAAGCGCGAGGACATTCTGGCCGGCTTGCACCGCGCCATCATCCTGCGGGCGATCTCGATCATCTCGCGCTCGGGCGGCGTCACCGATCAGTTCACCTTCACCGGCGGCGTCGCCAAGAACGAGGCGGCGGTGCGCGAGCTGCGCAAGCTGATCCAGGAGAACTACGGCGAGGTGACGATCAACATCAATCCGGACTCGATCTACACCGGCGCCCTCGGCGCCTCCGAATTCGCCCGCCGCGCCGTCGCGGCGTGA
- the bcrD gene encoding benzoyl-CoA reductase subunit D: MTITSGIDVGTGAIKVVAFAVEGDQERCLGKRVERVRQRDPLKLAGDIYDDLLKETGLARADVAYCATTGEGEALTFHTGHFYSMTTHARGAIYLNPGSRAVLDTGALHGRAIRMDDRGKVLAYKMTSQCASGSGQFLENIARYLGIAQDEIGSLSQRADNPEKVSGICAVLAETDVINMVSRGISSPNILRGIHESMADRLAKLLKTLGSLDGTVQMTGGLALDAGLVDAMKDAVVKARVDVAIESHPDAIYAGAIGAALWGAFRHKRLADMARAA, encoded by the coding sequence ATGACCATCACGTCGGGGATCGATGTCGGGACCGGGGCCATCAAGGTGGTGGCGTTCGCGGTCGAGGGCGACCAGGAGCGTTGCCTCGGTAAGCGGGTCGAGCGGGTGCGGCAGCGCGATCCCTTGAAGCTCGCCGGCGACATCTACGACGATCTGCTGAAAGAGACGGGCCTGGCGCGCGCCGACGTCGCCTATTGCGCCACCACCGGCGAGGGCGAGGCGCTCACCTTCCACACCGGGCACTTCTACTCGATGACGACGCATGCCCGTGGCGCGATCTATCTCAATCCGGGCAGCCGCGCGGTGCTCGACACCGGCGCGCTGCACGGCCGGGCGATCCGCATGGACGATCGCGGCAAGGTGCTGGCCTATAAGATGACCAGCCAGTGCGCGTCGGGCTCCGGACAGTTCCTGGAGAACATCGCCCGCTATCTCGGCATCGCGCAGGACGAGATCGGTTCGCTGTCGCAGCGTGCCGACAATCCGGAGAAAGTCTCCGGCATCTGCGCCGTGCTGGCCGAGACCGACGTCATCAACATGGTGTCGCGCGGTATCTCGTCGCCGAACATTCTGCGCGGCATTCATGAATCGATGGCCGACCGGCTGGCCAAGCTGCTCAAGACCCTCGGTAGCCTCGATGGCACGGTGCAGATGACCGGTGGACTGGCGCTCGACGCCGGGCTGGTCGACGCGATGAAAGACGCCGTGGTCAAGGCCAGGGTCGACGTCGCGATCGAGAGCCATCCGGACGCGATCTATGCCGGGGCGATCGGCGCAGCGCTGTGGGGGGCCTTCCGTCACAAGAGGCTTGCCGACATGGCCCGCGCCGCCTGA